In one Sphingomonas hankookensis genomic region, the following are encoded:
- a CDS encoding IS3-like element ISGbe1 family transposase (programmed frameshift), translated as MPAKKHKPEEIIGKLREVEIMLGQGGTTAEACRRIAVSEQTYYRWRKEYGGLKTDQARRMKDLEKENLRLRRAISDLTLDKLILQEAAPGKLLSPARRRRCIDQVREVLYVSERRVCRVLGQHRSTQRKVPCGADDEEVLTDDIVALARQYGRYGYRRVTALLHAAGWSVNHKRVERIWRREGLKVPQKQPKRGRLWLNDGSCIRLRPEYPGHVWAYDFVEARTHDGRKFRILTIIDEASRECLALVVARQLRHEDVLAALADLFIARGPPAHIRSDNGSEFIATAVQKWLGQVGVKTLYIVPGSPWENGYNESFNGSLRDELLNGEIFYSLAEARVLIEAWRRHYNTVRPHSSLGYRPPAPQAATPPLPASGSASLHLRPAMAAETTMH; from the exons ATGCCTGCCAAGAAGCACAAGCCTGAGGAGATCATCGGGAAGCTGCGTGAGGTCGAGATCATGCTGGGCCAGGGCGGGACGACCGCTGAGGCATGCCGGCGGATCGCGGTCAGCGAGCAGACTTACTACCGCTGGCGCAAGGAGTACGGCGGCTTGAAGACGGATCAGGCGCGTCGGATGAAAGATCTGGAGAAGGAGAACCTGCGGCTGCGGCGTGCGATCTCCGACCTGACACTGGACAAGTTGATTCTACAGGAGGCGGCGC CGGGGAAACTTCTGAGCCCCGCGCGACGCCGACGCTGCATCGACCAGGTGCGAGAGGTGCTGTACGTATCCGAGCGGCGCGTGTGCCGCGTGCTGGGGCAGCACCGGTCGACACAGCGCAAGGTGCCGTGCGGGGCAGATGACGAAGAGGTGCTGACCGACGACATCGTCGCGCTGGCCAGGCAGTACGGGCGCTACGGCTACCGCCGGGTAACCGCACTGCTGCATGCGGCGGGCTGGTCGGTGAACCATAAACGGGTGGAGCGGATCTGGCGGCGCGAAGGCCTCAAGGTGCCGCAGAAGCAACCTAAACGTGGCCGGCTATGGTTGAACGACGGCTCGTGCATCCGGCTGCGACCGGAGTATCCGGGGCATGTGTGGGCGTATGACTTCGTCGAAGCGCGGACGCATGACGGGCGCAAGTTCCGGATACTGACCATCATCGATGAGGCCAGCAGGGAATGCCTGGCACTGGTCGTCGCGCGCCAGCTTCGACACGAAGACGTGCTGGCAGCGCTTGCCGACCTGTTCATCGCGAGGGGTCCGCCCGCGCATATCAGATCAGATAACGGCAGCGAGTTCATCGCTACCGCGGTTCAGAAATGGCTCGGGCAGGTTGGCGTGAAGACGCTGTACATCGTGCCGGGTTCGCCGTGGGAGAATGGCTACAACGAGAGCTTCAACGGCTCGCTGCGCGATGAGCTGCTCAACGGCGAGATCTTCTACAGCCTCGCTGAAGCAAGGGTACTGATCGAGGCGTGGCGCCGTCACTACAACACCGTCCGGCCGCACAGCAGCCTGGGCTATCGGCCGCCCGCACCACAAGCGGCGACACCGCCATTGCCGGCCTCCGGTTCCGCTTCGCTCCACCTACGACCGGCAATGGCGGCGGAGACGACAATGCACTAA
- a CDS encoding PAS domain-containing protein — MSIGMCVSSELPKALREYFEQSRVALALASAEGDNHLVLVSPAFSRLTGYEPEDVVGRNCRLLQRDAANVEPRARLREFLTRPSQPNVRTPIVNFRKDGTPFVNLLYMSRLRSIDGKASYIFASQFDVSRSQPEMLAEYDEQLTATLGRLVPIASDAGIVVEGTLLTIANSAAIVAQAKMMLAGLESPPDA; from the coding sequence TTGTCGATCGGAATGTGCGTGTCGTCGGAACTGCCCAAAGCGCTTCGCGAATATTTTGAACAGTCGCGGGTCGCGCTCGCGCTGGCCTCGGCCGAGGGTGACAATCATCTGGTGCTGGTCAGCCCGGCGTTCAGCCGCCTGACCGGCTACGAGCCCGAGGACGTGGTCGGGCGCAATTGCCGGCTGTTGCAGCGCGATGCGGCGAATGTCGAACCGCGCGCCCGGCTGCGCGAATTCCTGACGCGGCCGTCCCAGCCCAATGTGCGGACGCCGATCGTCAATTTCCGCAAGGACGGGACGCCGTTCGTCAACCTGCTCTACATGTCGCGGCTGCGCTCGATCGACGGCAAGGCCAGCTATATCTTCGCGTCGCAGTTCGACGTGAGCCGGTCGCAGCCCGAAATGCTGGCGGAATATGACGAGCAGCTGACCGCCACGCTCGGCCGGCTGGTGCCGATCGCCAGCGATGCTGGGATCGTGGTGGAGGGTACGTTGCTGACCATCGCCAACAGTGCGGCGATCGTGGCACAGGCGAAGATGATGCTGGCCGGCCTGGAGTCCCCCCCCGATGCATGA